A genomic stretch from Capricornis sumatraensis isolate serow.1 chromosome 4, serow.2, whole genome shotgun sequence includes:
- the FRS2 gene encoding fibroblast growth factor receptor substrate 2 translates to MGSCCSCPDKDTVPDNHRNKFKVINVDDDGNELGSGIMELTDTELILYTRKRDSVKWHYLCLRRYGYDSNLFSFESGRRCQTGQGIFAFKCARAEELFNMLQEIMQNNSINVVEEPVVERNNHQTELEVPRTPRTPTTPGFAAQNLPNGYPRYPSFGDASSHPSSRHPSVGSARLPSVGEESTHPLLVAEEQVHTYVNTTGVQEERKNRTSVHVPLEARVSNAESNTPKEESSNIEDRDPQILLEPEGVKFVLGPTPVQKQLMEKEKLEQLGRDQISGSGANNTEWDTGYDSDERRDAPSVNKLVYENLNGLSLPSASGFRRGRLPSTSTSDTQNINNSAQRRTALLNYENLPSLPPVWEARKLSRDEDDNLGPKTPSLNGYHNNLDPMHNYVNTENVTVPASAHKIEHSRRRDCTPTVFNFDIRRPSLEHRQLNYIQVDLEGGSDSDNPQTPKTPTTPLPQTPTRRTELYAVIDIERTAAMSNLQKALPRDDGTSRKTRHNSTDLPM, encoded by the exons ATGGGTAGCTGTTGTAGCTGTCCAGATAAAGACACTGTCCCAGATAACCATCGGAACAAGTTTAAG GTCATTAATGTGGATGATGATGGAAATGAGTTGGGTTCTGGCATAATGGAACTTACAGACACAGAACTGATTTTATACACTCGCAAACGTGACTCGGTAAAATGGCACTACCTCTGCCTCCGACGCTATGGTTATGATTCGaatctcttttcttttgaaagtgGTCGAAGGTGTCAAACTGGACAAG GAATCTTTGCCTTTAAGTGTGCTCGTGCAGAAGAATTATTTAATATGTTACAAGAGATTATGCAGAATAATAGTATAAATGTAGTGGAGGAACCCGTGGTTGAAAGGAATAACCATCAGACAGAATTGGAAGTCCCTAGGACACCTCGAACACCTACAA CTCCAGGGTTTGCTGCTCAGAACTTACCCAATGGATATCCCCGATATCCCTCGTTCGGAGATGCTTCATCCCATCCTTCCAGCAGACATCCTTCCGTGGGAAGTGCCCGCCTACCCTCAGTAGGTGAAGAGTCTACACATCCTTTGCTGGTGGCCGAGGAACAA gTACATACCTATGTCAATACTACAGGTGTGCAAGAAGAACGGAAAAACCGCACAAGTGTGCATGTCCCATTGGAGGCAAGAGTTTCTAATGCTGAAAGCAACACACCGAAAGAAGAGTCAAGTAATATTGAGGACAGGGACCCTCAGATTCTTCTTGAACCTGAAGGAGTCAAATTTGTCTTAGgaccaacaccagttcaaaagcaattaATGGAAAAAGAGAAACTGGAACAACTTGGAAGAGATCAAATCAGTGGAAGTGGTGCAAATAACACAGAATGGGACACTGGCTATGACAGTGATGAGCGAAGAGATGCGCCCTCTGTTAACAAACTGGTGTATGAAAATCTAAATGGCCTATCTCTCCCCAGTGCCTCGGGCTTCAGGAGAGGTCGTCTGCCGTCCACCAGTACCTCAGATACCCAGAATATCAACAACTCAGCTCAGAGAAGAACTGCATTGTTAAACTACGAAAATCTACCATCTTTGCCTCCTGTTTGGGAAGCCCGCAAGCTAAGTAGGGATGAAGATGACAACTTAGGACCAAAGACCCCATCTCTGAATGGCTACCATAATAATCTAGATCCAATGCATAACTATGTAAATACAGAGAATGTAACAGTGCCGGCAAGCGCTCACAAAATAGAGCATTCAAGGCGTCGGGACTGTACGCCGACAGTCTTTAACTTTGATATCAGACGCCCAAGTTTAGAACACAGGCAGCTCAATTACATACAGGTTGACTTGGAAGGTGGCAGTGACTCTGACAACCCTCAGACTCCAAAAACGCCTACCACTCCCCTTCCACAGACCCCTACCAGGCGCACAGAGCTGTATGCTGTGATAGACATCGAGAGAACTGCTGCTATGTCCAATTTGCAGAAAGCACTGCCGCGAGATGATGGTACATCTAGGAAAACGAGACACAATAGTACTGATCTGCCCATGTGA